The following proteins are co-located in the Apium graveolens cultivar Ventura chromosome 5, ASM990537v1, whole genome shotgun sequence genome:
- the LOC141659913 gene encoding uncharacterized protein LOC141659913, whose amino-acid sequence MVSKAEVEPWTLYTDGASNISGTGLGLMLKSPQGDTMAYSICCEFKAINNESEYEALIIGLKITIDMKITHIRVNYDSLLVVNHVKGIYDVKDEKMIAYLEIVKELQHKFTTFNIQQISRGINTQVDALAGLGVVFRHENLANIPIIHILKTVKDIEEVEQEAMAIEGDQRLGKKIGWRSI is encoded by the coding sequence ATGGTGTCTAAGGCGGAAGTGGAACCATGGACATTATACACTGATGGTGCTTCGAACATCAGTGGTACTGGATTAGGACTTATGCTAAAGTCGCCACAAGGGGACACCATGGCATACTCCATATGCTGTGAGTTCAAAGCCATAAATAATGAATCAGAATATGAAGCATTAATCATTGGCTTAAAAATAACCATTGATATGAAAATCACTCACATCCGTGTAAATTACGATTCTCTTCTCGTTGTCAATCATGTCAAGGGAATTTATGATGTAAAAGATGAGAAAATGATTGCCTACCTCGAAATTGTAAAAGAATTGCAACATAAGTTCACTACATTCAACATACAACAAATCTCGAGGGGAATCAACACACAGGTTGATGCCTTGGCTGGCCTAGGAGTTGTATTTCGACATGAGAATCTGGCAAACATCCCAATCATTCACATTTTAAAGACAGTAAAAGACATAGAAGAGGTAGAACAAGAAGCCATGGCAATAGAAGGTGACCAACGACTGGGAAAGAAGATTGGATGGAGAAGTATATAA
- the LOC141659914 gene encoding uncharacterized protein LOC141659914 codes for MDLKEPCICKEFGSTLAGTSVQWFVGLPNERIRTFAELVDAFNQQIASSRCFEKTTIDLYKVYQKYREPLRDYLTRFNWEKVTITNCDTPTAIEAFRRGRVADWRKDPGLPPTFDNYGFNVTLTVLVKEFEKLGNAVRWPPKTSKPRSNPDSKLWCEFHGDYGHRAKDCVALRKEIDVLVKKGYLTEYMSTHTSNNVRDNTTPYKLPPPPPHHKVINYIAGGSEICGATYSQAKRVTRGIGTRVQGQKCLQVAHTYYNLMSQTWNT; via the exons ATGGACCTCAAAGAACCATGCATATGTAAAGAATTTGGATCTACATTAGCAGGCACATCAGTACAGTGGTTTGTCGGATTACCCAATGAGAGAATAAGAACATTTGCAGAACTGGTGGATGCATTCAATCAACAGATTGCAAGCAGTAGATGTTTTGAAAAAACGACAATTGACTTGTACAAGGTATATCAGAAGTATCGGGAGCCATTGAGAGACTACTTGACGAGATTCAATTGGGAGAAAGTTACGATAACCAATTGTGACACCCCGACAGCAATTGAGGCCTTCAGGAGAG GACGAGTTGCAGATTGGAGGAAAGATCCGGGGCTCCCTCCAACATTTGACAACTATGGATTCAATGTGACGCTCACTGTGTTGGTCAAGGAATTCGAAAAATTGGGGAACGCAGTCCGATGGCCACCAAAAACAAGCAAACCCAGATCAAACCCGGACTCAAAACTATGGTGTGAGTTCCATGGTGACTATGGGCACAGGGCGAAAGATTGTGTAGCACTAAGGAAGGAGATTGATGTCTTGGTGAAGAAGGGCTATTTAACGGAGTACATGTCCACTCATACAAGCAACAATGTCAGAGATAATACAACGCCATATAAGCTTCCACCACCTCCACCACATCACAAGGTGATCAACTACATTGCTGGAGGATCTGAAATATGTGGAGCCACGTATTCACAAGCAAAAAGAGTAACCAGGGGGATTGGAACACGAGTGCAAGGGCAGAAGTGTCTTCAAGTGGCTCACACGTACTATAATTTGATGAGTCAGACATGGAACACGTAA
- the LOC141661939 gene encoding putative polygalacturonase At3g15720: MAVQGILKCVILFSLLANCVLTLSVVNVRDHGVVGDGITDDTQGLLRAWEVTCKSSSSSATMHFPANLEFLTRPLLFKGPCKPRNITVEIHGTITAPSEPRQWRCRSTDCDSWIRFSHVDGLFISGSGTGTISGRGEKWWNIKGKHRPAALRIMSSKNLRLSGLRFKDNPRMHIVLDGVQGARLTDLKIQAPGHSPNTDGIHIGDSTNVNIEHCTIGTGDDCISIGGGSKNMTIHNIRCGPGHGVSIGSLGKDGANDEVENIQIRDVVFTNTSNGARIKTWQGGKGYARNIAFERILCQNSDNPIIIDQFYCDHETCVDHNSAVKVSGVTFREVMGTSKRETAVKIDCSKTVPCEGITMENVYLKSNRHGKKASAYCSNGRGKVFGQVVPKVSLNFG, from the exons ATGGCGGTGCAAGGAATTTTAAAGTGTGTTATATTGTTTAGTCTTCTTGCAAACTGTGTTTTGACTCTATCTGTTGTCAATGTTCGTGATCATGGCGTAGTTGGCGATGGAATCACAGATGACACTCAA GGTTTACTGAGAGCGTGGGAAGTAACATGCAAGTCCTCTTCTTCGTCTGCAACCATGCATTTTCCAGCGAATCTCGAGTTTCTAACCCGTCCTTTGCTTTTTAAAGGCCCATGCAAGCCCCGGAATATCACAGTCGAG ATACATGGTACAATAACGGCACCGAGTGAACCTagacaatggaggtgtagatcCACGGATTGTGATAGTTGGATACGCTTCTCTCACGTAGATGGTCTTTTCATCTCTGGTTCCGGAACCGGTACAATCTCTGGACGTGGGGAAAAGTGGTGGAACATTAAG GGAAAACACAGACCAGCT GCTTTAAGGATTATGAGCTCTAAGAATCTTAGACTTAGTGGATTAAGGTTTAAAGACAATCCTCGTATGCACATTGTGCTTGATGGAGTACAAGGGGCACGCCTCACAGACTTAAAAATCCAGGCACCTGGTCATAGCCCCAACACAGATGGCATTCATATTGGGGACTCCACTAATGTCAATATTGAGCATTGTACCATTGGGACAGGTGATGATTGTATATCTATAGGAGGTGGATCTAAAAACATGACAATCCATAATATTAGATGTGGACCTGGGCATGGTGTAAG CATTGGGAGTTTAGGAAAGGATGGTGCCAATGATGAGGTCGAAAATATTCAAATAAGAGATGTTGTGTTCACCAACACCTCAAACGGTGCTAGAATCAAAACATGGCAG GGAGGAAAAGGTTACGCTAGAAACATAGCATTCGAACGAATACTCTGTCAAAACTCCGATAATCCTATCATCATTGATCAGTTTTATTGTGATCATGAAACTTGTGTAGACCAT AATTCAGCCGTGAAGGTGAGTGGGGTGACATTTAGGGAAGTAATGGGAACTTCTAAGAGGGAGACAGCGGTAAAGATAGACTGCAGCAAGACGGTTCCGTGTGAAGGTATAACGATGGAGAACGTATACTTAAAGTCCAATCGCCACGGGAAAAAAGCCTCTGCTTACTGCAGCAATGGCAGAGGAAAAGTATTTGGTCAAGTTGTACCAAAGGTTTCGTTAAACTTTGGTTGA